A DNA window from Niabella yanshanensis contains the following coding sequences:
- a CDS encoding hybrid sensor histidine kinase/response regulator transcription factor: MRFYFVILTFLFEILTVSICHAQIPDIRFKHITSEQGLSNSTVEVIFQDSRGFIWFGTRDGLNRYDGYNIRIYKNNSADTNSISDNYITCIAEDANNMLWIGTKSGLNRLDLKTGKFKRFKTENLSAGSLSNNQINAIHRDEAGKIWIASSDGLNLYQPQNGSFVRFYPQKSKKGGLNYIKSLLEDNNGYFWLGTEAGLLRFNTSAGTFSIYSKYPAGAGYAIQVLSKDKTGNIWIGSNEKGLYYLQPETGNFQQYLHNRQDPSSIASNLIRSILIDQLHNVWIGGVNGNLNLFLPGRRSFQRFTNESSDPASLSQRTVSALYEDKQGNIWIGTHRGGVNLYTPGRQNFEFHGQQPGAYGLSRSDVKSFYEDDNGLLWIGTDGGGLNCFNPVTRQYTHYRHNPFDPQSIGSDEVLHVTGDRQGNLWVSTWGGGLNLLNRQTGKFTRFVHDQNDLSSIGSNFVQQVFEDDEARLWVATYYGGLYLLDRQNRTFKQVTGDEKQLSHITGKNFVSICQDARGDLWFGTDDGGLNRLVKTTGQFRQYFVQSDKFPDLRVLYMDSRKRLWAGQQGLYLYDEAQDQFFLYKDRAGLSADFIKGILEDETGIFWISTSNGIVRYHPEKNTFKRYSTVDGLQSREFEAGAYYKTKNGQMLFGGVNGYNAFYPSQFQVNLFLPPVYFTELYLSNERITPGNTAGILPNDLAYTNALTLSYSQATFSVEFAALNYINTEQNQYAFRMVGLDDQWNLSGTARRATYTNLAPGKYTFEVKAANNDGVWNTNPARLSVYITPPFWQTWWFKMLVIVIVLIATYLLISMKRRYEIQQIEKSKSEEMHQMQLQFFTNISHEFRTPLSLILGPLEKIQKEDPHSPFYHYYVTMHRNASRLMELITVLMDFRKVEGGALKLKTMPGNIHIFVNEIADEFMALAREKSIDFRLDIPNNLPQAWFDRQTLEKILINLIGNAFKYTSSGGTIRATVRSNYQDIPKTFKNELVIKNEYAAKEYLYIQIADNGIGISADSLQFLFERYYRLTDSHLGSGVGLAFVKSLTRLHKGIIYVQSERHKGTEITIGLPIGAGDYTDEEKWIKSRKDSEVDLERLPNETNASIYKPQAIANEVSNTGARKHILLVDDNIELRHFLKESLNSQFEIFEADEGGAGLCLIRDKMPDLVISDVMMPGMDGIEFCRQIKENPATGHIPVIMLTAKAAIESQLEGINSGADHYFSKPLNTDLLIVTIQNIFENQQTLKTHWSNRRYSEALAATHSSKEQQIIELLSDLIEKQISNPELDVDYIGREMNMSRSKLYQTVKAITGLSIGDYVRTVRLRKAAQIMTEEDVLIVDVMYRVGMQTQSYFTKAFKKEFGKTPSQFLQDLGK, encoded by the coding sequence ATGCGATTTTATTTTGTCATCCTAACATTCCTTTTCGAAATATTAACGGTTTCCATTTGCCATGCGCAAATACCTGATATCCGCTTTAAACATATTACCAGTGAACAGGGCCTGTCTAACAGTACAGTTGAAGTGATCTTCCAGGACTCCAGGGGATTTATCTGGTTTGGTACCAGAGATGGCCTGAACCGGTATGACGGTTACAACATACGGATTTACAAAAATAATTCGGCTGACACCAACAGTATTAGTGATAATTATATTACCTGTATTGCTGAAGACGCCAATAACATGCTCTGGATTGGCACGAAAAGCGGACTTAATAGGCTAGATCTGAAAACCGGCAAATTCAAACGGTTTAAAACTGAAAACCTGAGCGCCGGCTCTTTGAGCAACAACCAGATTAACGCAATTCACAGAGACGAGGCGGGCAAAATCTGGATCGCCTCATCTGACGGACTCAATCTATACCAACCACAGAACGGATCCTTTGTAAGATTTTACCCGCAAAAATCGAAAAAGGGAGGTTTAAATTATATTAAATCCCTTTTGGAAGATAACAATGGATATTTTTGGCTGGGTACTGAAGCCGGCCTGCTGCGCTTTAATACTTCGGCAGGTACATTTTCAATATACTCCAAGTACCCCGCAGGCGCCGGTTATGCCATTCAGGTGCTCAGTAAAGACAAAACCGGGAACATCTGGATTGGAAGTAATGAAAAAGGATTGTACTATCTGCAACCTGAAACGGGTAACTTCCAACAGTATCTGCACAACCGCCAGGATCCTTCAAGTATCGCCAGCAACCTGATACGAAGCATTTTAATAGACCAACTTCATAACGTTTGGATAGGTGGCGTTAACGGAAATCTAAATCTGTTTCTTCCCGGCAGGCGTTCGTTTCAGAGATTTACAAACGAATCATCTGACCCCGCCAGCCTGTCTCAAAGAACAGTATCGGCACTTTACGAAGACAAGCAGGGAAATATTTGGATAGGTACCCACCGGGGGGGCGTCAATCTGTATACGCCCGGACGCCAAAATTTTGAATTTCATGGGCAACAACCCGGCGCCTACGGTCTCAGCCGAAGTGATGTAAAATCCTTTTACGAGGATGATAACGGATTACTGTGGATTGGTACGGATGGAGGCGGATTGAATTGCTTCAACCCGGTTACGCGCCAATACACCCATTACAGGCATAATCCCTTCGACCCACAAAGCATTGGATCGGATGAAGTATTACATGTAACCGGCGATCGTCAGGGAAATTTATGGGTAAGCACTTGGGGAGGAGGACTCAATTTGCTGAACCGCCAAACAGGTAAGTTTACACGTTTCGTTCATGATCAAAATGATCTTAGTTCCATTGGATCCAATTTTGTTCAGCAGGTTTTTGAAGATGATGAGGCTAGACTTTGGGTAGCCACTTATTATGGAGGACTCTATTTACTCGATCGGCAAAACAGAACTTTTAAACAAGTTACGGGAGATGAAAAGCAGCTCAGTCATATAACAGGTAAAAATTTTGTATCCATCTGCCAGGACGCCAGGGGGGATCTATGGTTTGGCACTGATGACGGAGGATTAAACCGCCTGGTAAAAACTACCGGACAATTCAGGCAATATTTTGTGCAGTCCGACAAATTTCCAGATCTCAGGGTTTTATATATGGACAGCAGGAAAAGACTTTGGGCAGGGCAACAAGGTTTATACCTATATGATGAAGCCCAAGACCAGTTTTTCCTTTATAAAGATCGTGCTGGCTTATCGGCCGATTTTATAAAAGGTATTCTGGAAGATGAAACCGGTATATTTTGGATTTCCACCTCCAATGGTATCGTGCGATACCATCCGGAGAAAAATACATTTAAACGGTACAGTACTGTTGACGGATTGCAGAGTCGCGAATTTGAAGCAGGTGCTTACTACAAAACCAAAAATGGTCAAATGCTTTTTGGTGGCGTCAACGGGTATAATGCATTTTACCCCAGCCAGTTTCAAGTCAACCTGTTTTTACCTCCGGTTTATTTTACCGAATTATATTTATCAAACGAACGGATAACGCCCGGTAATACAGCAGGCATATTACCCAACGACCTGGCTTACACCAACGCGCTAACCCTGTCTTATTCGCAGGCTACATTTTCAGTGGAGTTTGCGGCACTCAACTATATTAACACAGAGCAAAACCAATATGCATTCCGTATGGTGGGACTGGACGACCAGTGGAATCTGTCAGGGACCGCCAGGAGAGCTACTTATACGAATCTCGCTCCTGGTAAATACACTTTTGAGGTAAAAGCCGCCAATAATGATGGTGTGTGGAACACAAATCCGGCGCGGTTATCGGTTTATATTACCCCACCCTTCTGGCAAACCTGGTGGTTTAAAATGTTGGTGATTGTAATCGTCTTAATCGCTACTTACTTGCTCATCTCTATGAAAAGGAGATATGAAATACAGCAGATTGAAAAATCTAAAAGTGAAGAAATGCATCAAATGCAACTTCAATTCTTTACCAATATTTCGCACGAGTTCCGAACGCCGCTCTCCTTAATACTTGGCCCACTTGAAAAAATACAAAAAGAAGATCCCCATAGTCCTTTCTATCATTATTATGTCACCATGCACCGAAATGCCAGCCGGCTGATGGAGCTAATAACAGTTCTAATGGATTTTCGAAAAGTGGAAGGCGGTGCGCTCAAATTGAAAACCATGCCGGGGAACATCCATATTTTTGTGAATGAAATAGCCGATGAATTTATGGCGCTCGCCAGAGAAAAAAGTATTGATTTCCGGCTGGATATTCCTAACAATTTACCGCAGGCCTGGTTTGACAGACAAACCCTGGAAAAGATCTTAATTAATTTGATTGGTAACGCTTTTAAATACACTTCCTCCGGCGGAACCATACGGGCCACGGTTCGAAGCAATTACCAGGATATTCCCAAAACATTTAAAAACGAACTGGTTATCAAAAATGAATACGCAGCGAAGGAATACTTATATATACAGATCGCCGACAACGGCATTGGTATTTCGGCGGATTCGCTTCAATTCCTTTTTGAACGCTACTACAGACTGACCGATTCACATCTCGGATCAGGAGTGGGACTTGCTTTTGTAAAAAGTCTAACACGTCTGCACAAAGGGATTATTTATGTACAAAGTGAAAGACATAAAGGTACAGAAATAACCATCGGGCTTCCTATAGGCGCGGGTGACTACACTGATGAAGAAAAATGGATCAAAAGTAGAAAAGATAGCGAGGTGGATCTGGAAAGACTGCCCAATGAAACCAACGCTTCAATTTATAAGCCACAAGCAATAGCAAATGAAGTTTCTAATACAGGCGCTCGTAAGCACATACTTTTAGTAGATGACAACATTGAATTGCGGCATTTTCTAAAGGAAAGCCTCAACAGCCAGTTTGAAATATTTGAAGCCGACGAAGGAGGAGCCGGACTTTGCCTGATACGTGATAAAATGCCTGACCTTGTTATTAGTGATGTAATGATGCCAGGAATGGATGGAATAGAATTTTGTCGACAGATTAAAGAAAACCCCGCGACCGGTCATATCCCCGTAATTATGCTTACCGCCAAAGCTGCTATCGAATCTCAACTTGAAGGAATAAACTCCGGTGCAGACCACTATTTTTCTAAACCACTGAACACTGACCTGTTGATTGTTACCATCCAGAACATTTTTGAGAACCAGCAAACATTGAAAACTCATTGGAGTAACAGACGCTACAGCGAAGCATTGGCTGCTACCCATTCCAGTAAAGAACAACAAATTATTGAGTTGCTGTCCGACCTGATTGAAAAGCAGATATCAAATCCAGAATTGGATGTCGATTATATTGGCAGGGAAATGAACATGAGTCGTTCCAAACTCTACCAAACCGTCAAAGCAATTACGGGTCTTTCAATTGGGGACTATGTAAGAACGGTCAGACTGAGGAAGGCCGCTCAAATCATGACTGAAGAAGATGTTCTCATAGTTGACGTGATGTACCGGGTGGGCATGCAAACTCAATCGTACTTTACCAAAGCGTTCAAAAAAGAATTCGGAAAAACACCCTCACAATTTTTACAGGATCTTGGTAAGTAA
- a CDS encoding SusC/RagA family TonB-linked outer membrane protein: MKTKIRLLRAMLTCMSCLIALFTFGQQRTVSGRVTDVDNQPIQGATVSVKNSNNTTLTEESGRFRLQVSAGDVLSVTFVGFIAREVLVGNDTTLNIILTSNPASMDEIVVIGYGSTSRRDLTTSVAKIDPKSVPQAANSSVAQLIFGRAPGVVATQSSAEPGGNINVSLRGRGNPLVVVDGVLFPYSGVEPGSGARAMNANVNRGGFAGINPNDIESIEFLKDASASMYGVGAANGVMLITTKKGRGRKTSVNYDGSRSIVSNMKYFEPLNATEYMQYYNQLTLDKFLYDNKMAPFGTTPTDLDRYYNGTAFKPFRQGQIDSAGVGTDWLSHVLRSGSIDNHNVSISGATDKVNYYFSGGIFNQQGTVANSGLKRYTGRMNLTFNLTSFLSFSANVNYSRNENMNSQAGGQSASVGQEGFGAIQAALAYPAYLPVYEQGTGQFSRFLLTGNPVSLLSIHDRTMSSNLFATFSADVTIIPNILTGKVLYGNNYESAERNYLLPSAVFFDQLNRTRASLSTSRREQQTMEATLSFRKRFGQLLKVDAVGGVGEYPYRSFGFGAVGADMMDAIGFDRIQTASAASQTVNSNRDENKKRSAFARSTFDVADKYMATLIYRYDGWSQFFPENKFASFYTAAVGWKISNENFLKNSKVVDFLKLRASIGLTGEPGSQAYGTFSPDGNIITFNNGSVSYVPYFLSQLDNPNLRWPKTINKNLGLEFSFFKERISGSLDIFRDDITRLITNAPTAMLSMISTEPINTGHRVRTGWELGINTSNVRNTAFDWSSTINFSRNRLRWEERFANTFLRSWQDPRDMVNTYYIFKTNGILDGVKEIPASQPANARHPGSPIFVDRNSDGVIDTSDVFQINPDPKLAIGFGNTFRYKQLDLMVMFYGQVGGVGTTPAAQWSNAADFVAGGYGVVKEIDEVWSTSNPDGIRPGVAYNEGGLGLPVGTDIGLQSTDFLRCRNITLGYTLKSGLISKYIANLRLYVDAQNPFIITKFKYVDPEVSVASVKGGPAPYPMARTFSFGIRANF, from the coding sequence ATGAAAACTAAAATTCGATTGCTGCGAGCCATGCTGACATGTATGTCGTGCTTGATAGCTTTATTCACCTTTGGTCAGCAAAGAACCGTTTCCGGAAGGGTTACGGACGTTGACAACCAGCCCATTCAGGGCGCTACGGTCTCAGTAAAAAACAGTAACAATACCACATTAACGGAAGAGAGTGGCAGGTTCCGTTTGCAAGTCTCGGCCGGCGATGTGCTGTCAGTAACTTTCGTGGGCTTCATCGCAAGGGAAGTACTGGTAGGAAATGATACTACTTTAAATATCATTCTCACTTCCAATCCTGCCAGTATGGATGAGATAGTTGTAATAGGTTATGGTAGCACCAGCCGGCGGGATCTGACGACTTCAGTAGCCAAGATCGACCCGAAAAGTGTGCCCCAGGCGGCCAACAGCTCCGTTGCACAACTTATTTTCGGCCGGGCGCCGGGTGTTGTGGCTACGCAAAGCAGTGCAGAACCGGGTGGTAATATTAATGTATCGCTCCGGGGCAGGGGAAACCCTTTGGTAGTGGTCGATGGGGTGCTTTTCCCTTATTCGGGTGTAGAACCAGGTAGTGGCGCGCGGGCTATGAATGCTAACGTCAACAGGGGAGGCTTCGCTGGTATCAATCCCAATGATATTGAGTCCATCGAATTTCTGAAAGATGCCAGTGCCTCGATGTATGGCGTTGGCGCTGCAAATGGTGTCATGTTAATTACTACCAAAAAAGGTAGAGGCAGAAAAACCAGCGTCAATTACGACGGTAGCCGGTCGATCGTCTCTAATATGAAATATTTTGAGCCGTTGAATGCCACCGAATACATGCAATATTACAACCAGCTTACACTCGATAAGTTCTTGTATGATAATAAGATGGCTCCTTTTGGTACCACGCCTACCGACCTGGACCGGTATTACAATGGTACGGCTTTCAAGCCTTTCAGGCAGGGACAGATTGACAGCGCCGGTGTGGGAACCGACTGGTTAAGCCATGTTTTAAGAAGCGGAAGCATCGACAATCATAATGTCAGCATCAGCGGGGCAACGGATAAAGTGAACTACTATTTCTCCGGAGGTATATTCAACCAGCAGGGAACCGTAGCCAATTCGGGGCTAAAACGGTATACCGGCCGGATGAACCTGACCTTCAATCTCACTTCTTTCCTTTCTTTTTCAGCCAATGTCAATTATTCGCGCAACGAAAATATGAACTCACAGGCAGGCGGCCAGTCGGCCAGTGTCGGCCAGGAGGGTTTTGGAGCTATCCAGGCTGCATTAGCCTATCCTGCTTATTTACCCGTATACGAGCAGGGAACCGGTCAGTTCAGCAGGTTTTTGTTAACTGGTAATCCTGTTTCATTGCTAAGTATTCATGACCGAACCATGAGTTCCAATTTGTTTGCTACCTTTTCAGCCGATGTGACGATCATTCCGAATATTCTGACCGGTAAAGTCTTATACGGCAACAACTATGAATCTGCTGAACGAAACTACCTGCTTCCCTCGGCTGTTTTCTTCGATCAGCTCAATCGCACACGGGCATCATTATCTACATCGCGCCGTGAACAACAAACTATGGAGGCAACCCTGTCTTTTCGGAAACGGTTTGGACAACTGCTGAAAGTGGATGCAGTTGGCGGGGTGGGAGAGTATCCCTATCGGTCTTTCGGTTTCGGCGCGGTGGGTGCTGATATGATGGACGCGATCGGTTTTGACCGGATCCAGACTGCCAGCGCGGCTTCCCAAACTGTCAACTCTAACCGTGACGAAAATAAAAAGAGATCGGCTTTCGCCAGAAGTACCTTCGATGTCGCCGATAAATACATGGCTACGCTTATTTACCGGTACGATGGCTGGAGCCAATTTTTCCCCGAGAATAAATTTGCATCCTTTTACACGGCTGCCGTGGGTTGGAAAATTTCCAATGAGAATTTTCTGAAAAATTCCAAAGTAGTAGATTTTCTGAAATTGCGTGCAAGTATAGGCCTTACGGGCGAACCCGGATCGCAGGCGTATGGTACATTCAGCCCCGACGGAAATATCATCACCTTCAATAATGGTTCTGTATCCTATGTACCTTACTTTTTAAGTCAGTTGGATAATCCCAATCTAAGGTGGCCCAAAACTATTAATAAAAATCTGGGTCTGGAATTTAGCTTTTTTAAAGAACGGATTTCCGGTTCACTGGATATTTTCCGCGATGATATTACCCGCCTGATCACCAATGCCCCTACTGCGATGTTATCGATGATATCCACAGAGCCGATCAATACCGGGCACCGCGTTAGAACGGGTTGGGAGCTGGGCATTAATACCAGCAATGTTCGAAACACAGCTTTCGATTGGTCCAGTACCATCAACTTTTCCCGTAACAGGCTTCGTTGGGAAGAAAGATTCGCCAATACTTTCCTGCGGAGCTGGCAGGACCCCAGAGATATGGTCAACACCTACTATATATTTAAAACCAATGGTATATTAGACGGCGTAAAGGAGATTCCTGCTTCCCAGCCTGCTAATGCACGTCATCCGGGTTCACCCATCTTCGTAGACCGCAATAGCGATGGCGTAATAGATACCAGCGACGTATTCCAGATCAACCCCGATCCGAAACTGGCAATTGGTTTCGGCAATACGTTCCGTTATAAACAACTGGATTTAATGGTAATGTTTTATGGCCAGGTTGGTGGCGTGGGAACTACGCCCGCTGCGCAGTGGAGCAATGCGGCAGACTTTGTGGCAGGTGGCTATGGTGTGGTTAAGGAAATTGATGAAGTATGGTCCACCTCCAATCCGGACGGTATACGACCTGGTGTGGCTTACAATGAAGGCGGGCTGGGTTTACCGGTAGGTACCGATATCGGACTACAAAGTACGGATTTCCTGCGTTGCCGAAATATTACGCTGGGCTACACATTGAAGTCAGGTTTGATCTCAAAATATATCGCCAACTTAAGACTTTACGTAGACGCACAGAATCCTTTTATTATAACGAAGTTTAAATATGTTGACCCCGAAGTATCGGTAGCTAGTGTGAAGGGTGGTCCTGCACCTTACCCCATGGCGAGAACCTTTTCTTTTGGAATTCGAGCTAATTTCTAA
- a CDS encoding RagB/SusD family nutrient uptake outer membrane protein, translated as MKKNIIILTLLSIGLFCGCKKGLDRTTYGVLSPVNFPKTEADFEIYTMVVYKPFGSRWSYGDGGNQFLWHGAEWSNTFINDLPSDLFAIFPEWGGYWRDMSEANFVPRINHGADGHFHKTRFITRITKIIADLEAATVLSDAKRTQLLAEARMARGWLMYYLHTLYGPVPVILDPAKVGTDAEADLTRPDKDVFVQAAAADLRFAADNLVKAPAEYGRFNKGIALGVLMRLYLFDKNFAGAEAAGREILAMGYSLNGSYRDLFRTATERNNETIWAVSVDPAGDGTGARPNFNAWGFYTYPSNYPGMLPPTGARRGGYANPAAFAPTWAFYDSFDPLDKRRELLITSYGAIASNGTPTGVTITRSGMRGPVCAKYPDDDATPFQGNDIPVLRYADVLLMLAEAINGNTGPSVEAANFVNQVRSRAGVDALLPAQTASKEAFSTAILQERAWELYFEGFRRVDLMRFGKWNEYLIAAGKNPLPLEGNGYFPIPQYILNAGAGKVIQNPGYPQ; from the coding sequence ATGAAAAAAAATATTATAATCCTTACACTACTCTCCATCGGTTTGTTCTGTGGCTGCAAAAAAGGATTGGACCGAACCACTTACGGAGTACTTTCACCCGTAAACTTTCCTAAAACTGAGGCAGACTTCGAGATTTATACAATGGTTGTTTATAAACCATTTGGCTCCAGATGGTCTTATGGTGACGGTGGGAACCAGTTTCTCTGGCATGGCGCTGAGTGGAGCAATACTTTTATCAATGATCTGCCATCAGACCTGTTCGCCATATTTCCCGAATGGGGCGGGTATTGGAGAGATATGAGTGAAGCTAATTTTGTGCCGCGCATTAATCACGGAGCTGACGGGCATTTTCACAAAACAAGGTTCATCACCCGGATCACGAAGATCATAGCCGACCTGGAAGCTGCAACTGTTTTGTCCGATGCCAAAAGAACACAGTTACTGGCTGAAGCACGAATGGCCCGCGGTTGGCTCATGTATTATCTTCATACGCTGTATGGCCCTGTACCGGTGATTCTGGATCCGGCAAAAGTAGGAACAGACGCCGAGGCCGACCTTACACGCCCCGATAAAGATGTATTTGTGCAGGCCGCCGCAGCAGATCTCCGTTTTGCTGCAGATAACCTCGTTAAGGCCCCAGCCGAGTATGGCCGGTTCAACAAAGGCATAGCTCTTGGTGTATTAATGAGGTTATACCTATTTGACAAAAACTTCGCGGGTGCCGAAGCCGCGGGTAGAGAAATACTTGCGATGGGGTACAGTCTTAATGGCAGTTACCGCGATCTTTTTCGTACCGCAACCGAAAGAAACAATGAAACAATATGGGCTGTTTCGGTAGATCCCGCAGGGGATGGGACAGGGGCAAGGCCTAACTTCAACGCCTGGGGTTTCTACACGTACCCTTCCAATTATCCGGGAATGCTACCTCCTACAGGTGCGCGCAGAGGAGGATACGCCAACCCGGCTGCATTTGCACCTACCTGGGCTTTTTATGATTCATTTGATCCTTTGGACAAAAGAAGAGAATTACTTATTACCTCTTATGGTGCCATCGCCAGCAACGGCACCCCCACAGGCGTAACGATTACGAGGTCAGGAATGCGAGGACCTGTTTGTGCTAAATATCCCGACGATGATGCTACACCTTTCCAGGGTAATGATATACCGGTGCTCCGCTATGCAGACGTGCTGCTAATGTTAGCAGAAGCTATTAATGGTAACACGGGCCCATCTGTTGAAGCTGCGAATTTTGTAAACCAGGTTCGGAGTAGGGCAGGTGTCGATGCGCTTTTGCCTGCGCAGACAGCTTCCAAAGAAGCCTTTAGCACTGCCATTTTACAGGAACGTGCCTGGGAACTGTATTTCGAAGGGTTTCGCCGGGTAGATCTGATGCGATTTGGTAAATGGAATGAATACCTGATTGCCGCTGGTAAAAACCCGCTTCCTCTCGAAGGAAACGGTTACTTTCCCATCCCGCAGTATATCCTGAATGCCGGAGCAGGAAAGGTAATCCAAAACCCGGGTTATCCACAATAA